A section of the Mangifera indica cultivar Alphonso chromosome 12, CATAS_Mindica_2.1, whole genome shotgun sequence genome encodes:
- the LOC123193007 gene encoding uncharacterized protein LOC123193007 gives MDLNNNGLQFSQTFDLTKNDSFGDTTLRLNCLGYGGSNPTGLRSKSNLCLDFGNVLDDSCGLVLGLGPAPSTYCNDCQNVGVDKIKGPAGRLPPGLLSEGNSILKLGPFGGAKADLKGLECSLSTETDINTSVLELPADVPVVDEGSTSAKKSGGYMQSLLLAPRLDGCKVTVQEQELSQLRTKSSFRQSQLSDEPSSHMDLSGSVSEQTTNLTSSNYRMSNTKRCEFVGCTKGARGASGLCIGHGGGQRCQKLGCNKGSESRTAFCKAHGGGRRCQHLGCTKSAEGKTDFCIAHGGGRRCQYPEGCTKAARGKSGLCIRHGGGKRCKVDGCTRSAEGQAGLCISHGGGRRCQYEGCTKGAQGSTMFCKAHGGGKRCIFAGCNKGAEGSTPLCKGHGGGKRCLFNGGGICPKSVHGGTNFCVAHGGGKRCVVPGCTKSARGRTDCCVRHGGGKRCKFENCGKSAQGSTDYCKAHGGGKRCSWGEGKCEKFARGKSGLCAAHSSMVQDRETNKGGLIRTELFHGLVSAASTTTGSSFDNNYSSSGVSAVSDCIESLEKPEKRPQLIPPQVLVPLSMKSFSSYSSLLNNGKQEKGGIGFGGSSERKSFNLVLPEGRVHGGGLMSLFGGSLKDPIDGN, from the coding sequence ATGGATCTCAACAACAATGGATTACAGTTTtctcaaacttttgatttaacaaaaaatgacagttttggAGACACCACTCTTCGTTTAAACTGTCTTGGCTATGGAGGAAGCAACCCTACTGGATTAAGAAGTAAAAGCAATCTATGTTTGGATTTTGGCAATGTTCTTGATGACAGCTGTGGTTTGGTTCTTGGATTAGGTCCAGCACCAAGTACATATTGTAATGATTGTCAAAATGTTGGTGTTGACAAGATCAAAGGACCGGCTGGCAGATTGCCTCCAGGGTTGTTATCCGAGGGCAATTCAATCCTAAAACTTGGCCCTTTTGGAGGGGCGAAGGCAGATTTAAAGGGGCTTGAATGTTCTCTTTCAACCGAGACTGATATAAACACATCTGTACTTGAACTTCCGGCTGATGTTCCTGTTGTTGATGAGGGTTCCACATCAGCAAAGAAGTCTGGTGGCTATATGCAATCACTCCTTTTGGCTCCAAGACTAGATGGTTGCAAAGTTACGGTGCAGGAACAGGAACTTTCACAGCTCAGGACCAAATCCAGTTTTCGTCAATCACAACTGAGCGATGAGCCATCTTCTCACATGGATTTATCAGGGAGTGTGTCTGAGCAAACAACTAATCTGACATCTTCAAACTATAGAATGAGCAACACAAAAAGATGTGAGTTTGTAGGTTGTACAAAGGGAGCTCGAGGGGCGTCTGGTCTTTGTATTGGTCATGGTGGAGGACAGAGATGCCAAAAACTAGGATGTAATAAGGGCTCTGAGAGCCGTACTGCATTCTGTAAGGCCCATGGTGGTGGGAGGAGGTGCCAGCACTTGGGTTGCACAAAAAGTGCTGAGGGCAAGACAGATTTTTGCATTGCCCATGGGGGTGGGAGACGGTGTCAGTATCCAGAAGGATGCACCAAGGCAGCTCGAGGCAAGTCAGGACTTTGCATTAGACACGGTGGGGGGAAGCGGTGTAAGGTGGATGGGTGCACCCGTAGTGCTGAAGGACAGGCTGGCTTGTGCATTTCTCATGGGGGTGGTCGCCGTTGCCAGTACGAGGGATGTACGAAGGGTGCCCAGGGGAGTACCATGTTCTGCAAGGCACATGGTGGTGGGAAGCGATGCATATTTGCAGGTTGCAACAAAGGTGCAGAAGGGAGCACACCATTGTGTAAAGGACATGGTGGGGGAAAGCGCTGCCTCTTTAATGGTGGTGGTATCTGTCCAAAGAGTGTACATGGAGGCACAAATTTTTGTGTTGCCCATGGTGGTGGAAAGAGATGTGTTGTGCCAGGATGCACAAAGAGTGCACGTGGGCGCACTGACTGTTGTGTTAGACATGGTGGTGGGAAGCGTTGTAAGTTTGAGAATTGTGGGAAAAGTGCCCAAGGTAGCACAGATTACTGCAAAGCTCATGGCGGTGGAAAGCGATGCTCTTGGGGGGAGGGAAAATGTGAGAAATTTGCTCGGGGCAAGAGTGGTTTGTGCGCAGCACATAGCAGCATGGTTCAGGATCGGGAGACAAACAAGGGAGGTCTTATTAGAACTGAACTGTTTCATGGGCTTGTATCTGCTGCTTCAACAACAACAGGTAGCAGTTTCGACAACAATTATTCATCATCAGGAGTTAGTGCTGTATCTGATTGCATTGAGTCATTGGAAAAGCCAGAAAAAAGGCCACAACTCATACCACCACAGGTATTGGTACCGCTATCTATGAAGTCATTTTCATCTTACTCAAGTTTGTTGAATAATGGTAAGCAGGAGAAAGGAGGAATTGGTTTTGGTGGAAGCAGTGAAAGAAAGAGCTTCAATTTAGTGTTACCGGAGGGAAGAGTTCATGGTGGGGGACTCATGTCATTGTTTGGTGGGAGTCTGAAAGATCCTATTGATGGAAATTGA